One Gloeothece verrucosa PCC 7822 DNA window includes the following coding sequences:
- a CDS encoding iron-containing alcohol dehydrogenase family protein produces the protein MKQKTPQLLNSTATILPPLMIAPTQVLRGENILLQTGEAITRLGKRPLIVGGNHTLNLVEPRLKPLFDQHNLCISTANYSPDCSENSRKFLKNLVKEHQADLIIGVGGGKALDMSKLLAAQCQLPVVTIPTSAATCAAWSALSNVYSDQGAFLYDVPLSRCPDLLILDYDLIKTAPQRTLIAGIGDALAKWYEASVSSGNSSATLIISAVQQARILRDILLQKSEKALSTPGGEEWREVVDATVLVAGVIGGLGGANCRTVAAHAVHNGLTHLPAAHDALHGEKVAYGILVQLRLEEMVQGNQLAVSARQQLLKFYDQIGLPKSLEDLGLKNITLSELRHAAEVACNPKSDIHRLPFTVIPDELMAAMVSTTVLRESRREQDVKSLD, from the coding sequence ATGAAACAAAAAACACCTCAATTGTTAAATTCAACTGCAACTATTTTACCTCCCCTAATGATTGCTCCGACACAAGTGTTAAGAGGGGAAAATATTTTATTGCAGACTGGGGAAGCGATCACCCGTTTGGGAAAACGTCCTCTGATTGTTGGGGGAAATCACACCCTAAATTTAGTCGAACCTCGTTTAAAACCGCTTTTTGATCAGCATAACCTCTGTATCTCTACAGCTAATTATAGCCCTGATTGCTCAGAAAATTCTCGGAAATTTCTTAAGAATTTAGTCAAAGAGCATCAAGCTGATTTAATTATTGGGGTGGGTGGGGGTAAAGCCTTAGATATGAGCAAATTATTAGCCGCTCAATGTCAACTGCCTGTGGTGACTATTCCCACTTCTGCGGCAACTTGTGCGGCTTGGAGTGCCTTATCTAATGTTTATTCAGATCAGGGGGCTTTTTTATATGATGTGCCTTTATCTCGCTGTCCTGATTTATTGATTTTGGATTATGATTTGATTAAAACTGCTCCTCAAAGAACCTTAATAGCCGGAATCGGAGATGCACTGGCTAAATGGTATGAAGCATCAGTAAGTAGTGGGAATTCTAGCGCCACTTTAATTATTTCTGCGGTGCAACAAGCGAGAATTTTAAGAGATATTCTTTTGCAAAAATCTGAGAAAGCACTCTCTACTCCCGGCGGCGAAGAATGGCGTGAGGTGGTAGATGCTACGGTTTTAGTAGCTGGAGTCATTGGAGGTTTGGGAGGAGCAAATTGTCGTACTGTGGCGGCTCATGCTGTCCATAATGGCTTAACTCACCTGCCGGCGGCTCATGATGCCTTACATGGAGAAAAAGTGGCTTATGGGATTTTGGTACAATTGCGGCTAGAAGAAATGGTACAGGGTAATCAATTGGCTGTTTCTGCTCGTCAACAGTTATTAAAATTTTATGATCAGATTGGTTTACCAAAAAGTTTAGAAGATTTGGGGTTAAAAAATATTACTTTATCTGAGTTGCGTCATGCGGCTGAGGTGGCTTGTAATCCTAAGTCCGATATTCATCGTTTGCCTTTTACGGTGATT
- a CDS encoding Ycf51 family protein, with amino-acid sequence MEFPTDFSTYTLWSAYLTVAFLLFTIIAFIFKWGFRFRLVGVTGFMGVLTGGLFALGLGLYTRTEVPGSVRYALVYDNGANQAVISVADQINPSQVEATLYQASDDLFSFGRADREGQGKLTIRLRTLVHPEPGLSIPLYLGEVKRSLRVRDDEQVQVTIFTDKFAQLPQDNNS; translated from the coding sequence ATGGAGTTTCCAACAGATTTTTCTACCTATACTTTGTGGTCAGCTTATCTGACTGTAGCTTTCCTCCTTTTTACCATTATTGCGTTTATCTTTAAATGGGGATTTCGTTTTCGCTTAGTGGGCGTTACGGGTTTTATGGGGGTACTAACAGGAGGGTTATTTGCTCTCGGACTAGGACTATATACCCGTACCGAAGTGCCTGGCTCCGTGCGTTATGCTTTAGTCTATGATAACGGAGCCAATCAAGCAGTGATTTCTGTTGCCGATCAAATTAATCCTTCACAAGTGGAAGCGACTCTATATCAAGCTTCCGATGATTTATTTTCTTTTGGTAGAGCCGATCGAGAAGGTCAGGGTAAGCTGACTATCCGTCTGAGGACTCTTGTCCATCCAGAACCGGGGCTGTCTATTCCCCTCTATCTCGGAGAAGTTAAACGTTCCTTAAGAGTTCGAGATGATGAGCAAGTTCAAGTGACAATTTTTACTGATAAGTTTGCTCAATTACCTCAAGATAATAACAGTTAA
- a CDS encoding 7-carboxy-7-deazaguanine synthase QueE, whose product MKTVNLTHCTYPIVETFHSIQGEGAWTGVSAFFIRLGGCDVYCPWCDQKESWNPKRHPHQSVENLLESAKMANPAIVVITGGEPLMHDLIPLTRELQLLGLRVHLETSGSHPFSGNFHWVTFSPKPYKRPHESIYEQVNELKVVIANEEDLHWAQRQAAKLPSTVVKYLQPEWNTPNSGALIFEFVLKHPQWRMSLQTHKFLNVR is encoded by the coding sequence ATGAAAACTGTTAACCTAACCCATTGTACCTATCCTATTGTAGAAACTTTTCATTCAATTCAGGGTGAAGGAGCTTGGACTGGAGTCAGTGCTTTTTTTATTCGCCTTGGAGGGTGTGATGTTTATTGTCCTTGGTGCGATCAAAAGGAATCTTGGAACCCTAAACGTCATCCCCATCAGTCAGTGGAAAATTTACTCGAGTCAGCTAAAATGGCTAATCCGGCTATAGTGGTGATTACCGGTGGCGAACCTTTAATGCACGATCTAATTCCTCTAACCCGAGAATTACAACTTTTAGGACTACGGGTTCATCTCGAAACCTCTGGGAGCCATCCTTTTAGCGGTAACTTCCACTGGGTCACCTTTTCTCCTAAACCCTATAAGCGACCCCACGAAAGTATCTATGAGCAGGTTAATGAGCTTAAGGTGGTAATTGCCAATGAAGAAGATTTACATTGGGCGCAACGCCAAGCCGCTAAACTGCCCTCAACGGTGGTTAAATATCTTCAACCCGAATGGAATACCCCTAACTCGGGAGCCTTAATTTTTGAATTTGTTTTAAAGCATCCTCAATGGCGTATGAGTTTACAAACTCATAAATTTCTAAATGTTCGTTAA